A genomic stretch from Thermomonospora umbrina includes:
- a CDS encoding NUDIX domain-containing protein yields the protein MTRGGEQIIRRVDSRVVYRNRWMTVREDRVERPDGSPGIFGVVDKPDFALVIPAEDGGFHMVEEYRYPIGRRTWNFPQGSFPDGVRGEPEALARAELAEETGLRAGRLERLGFLHCSHGTSGQGFDVFLATDLTPGEPAREPEEQDMRQRWVSRAEFWELVDGGRITDDSTLAAYALLMRYEGTAG from the coding sequence GTGACGCGCGGCGGCGAGCAGATCATCAGACGGGTCGACTCCCGGGTCGTCTACCGCAACCGCTGGATGACGGTGCGCGAGGACCGGGTCGAACGGCCCGACGGGTCGCCGGGGATCTTCGGCGTGGTCGACAAGCCGGACTTCGCGCTGGTCATCCCGGCCGAGGACGGCGGCTTCCACATGGTGGAGGAGTACCGGTACCCGATCGGCCGCCGCACCTGGAACTTCCCGCAGGGCTCCTTCCCGGACGGCGTGCGGGGCGAGCCCGAGGCGCTGGCCCGCGCCGAGCTGGCCGAGGAGACGGGGCTGCGGGCCGGGCGGCTGGAACGACTGGGGTTCCTGCACTGCTCGCACGGCACCAGCGGCCAGGGCTTCGACGTGTTCCTGGCCACCGACCTGACCCCGGGGGAGCCCGCCCGCGAGCCCGAGGAGCAGGACATGCGGCAGCGCTGGGTCTCCCGGGCGGAGTTCTGGGAGCTGGTCGACGGCGGCCGCATCACCGACGACTCCACCCTGGCGGCCTACGCGCTGCTGATGCGGTACGAGGGAACGGCCGGCTAG
- a CDS encoding GntR family transcriptional regulator: protein MPRPPAKAQAITNALAARIIEGELEPGAWLPSERELAERFTADRSTVRRAVRLLAEQGLVVVRAGIGTQVRAPGPVRRSAADITRQVGRWRGFHVSAREGGREPFTRTTVDEVAVDAQPARWLGVPVGTTALRRARVQGVTGGPPVQTATTWVIMDVVEQIPILRQVDTGPGGIYSRLEELGLRILFEECVTCRPPLPDERETLEINADQPVLTLWRRAYDDNDRIVEVTHRVVVGDRHELIYRYGSGA from the coding sequence ATGCCGAGACCACCCGCCAAGGCACAGGCGATCACCAACGCCCTGGCCGCCCGGATCATCGAGGGCGAGCTGGAGCCGGGGGCCTGGCTGCCCTCCGAACGCGAGCTGGCCGAGCGGTTCACCGCCGATCGCTCCACCGTCCGCCGGGCCGTGCGCCTGCTGGCGGAACAGGGCCTGGTCGTCGTGCGCGCCGGGATCGGCACCCAGGTCCGCGCCCCCGGGCCGGTCCGCCGGTCGGCGGCCGACATCACCCGGCAGGTCGGGCGATGGAGGGGCTTCCACGTGTCGGCCCGGGAGGGCGGCCGTGAGCCGTTCACCCGGACCACGGTCGACGAGGTCGCCGTCGACGCGCAGCCGGCGCGCTGGCTGGGCGTGCCGGTCGGCACCACGGCGCTGCGCCGGGCGCGGGTGCAGGGCGTGACCGGCGGGCCGCCGGTGCAGACCGCCACCACGTGGGTGATCATGGACGTGGTCGAGCAGATCCCGATCCTGCGGCAGGTCGACACCGGCCCCGGCGGGATCTACTCCCGGCTGGAGGAGCTGGGTCTGCGGATCCTGTTCGAGGAGTGCGTCACCTGCCGGCCGCCGCTGCCCGACGAGCGGGAGACCCTGGAGATCAACGCCGATCAGCCGGTTCTGACCCTCTGGCGGCGGGCGTACGACGACAATGATCGCATCGTGGAGGTCACCCACCGGGTGGTCGTGGGCGACCGGCACGAGCTCATCTACCGTTACGGATCGGGGGCCTGA
- a CDS encoding DUF2795 domain-containing protein, with translation MKLRDTGQIKELLNDLDFPADKEEIVEHARHRGAPRDADKALSALPPADYDNLQEVLRSVPLDPAPDRSETERRWQRRRHTSGLAEYERMGGGGDSPPVDFDDEVEDLRREPRPPAPGSDSVG, from the coding sequence ATGAAACTGCGCGACACCGGTCAGATCAAGGAACTGCTCAACGATCTGGACTTCCCCGCCGACAAGGAGGAGATCGTCGAGCACGCCCGTCATCGGGGCGCCCCGCGGGACGCCGACAAGGCGCTGTCGGCGCTGCCGCCCGCCGACTACGACAATCTGCAGGAGGTGCTGCGCTCGGTGCCGCTCGACCCGGCCCCGGACCGGTCCGAGACCGAGCGCCGCTGGCAGCGCCGGCGCCACACGTCGGGCCTGGCCGAGTACGAGCGGATGGGCGGGGGCGGCGACAGCCCGCCCGTCGACTTCGACGACGAGGTCGAGGACCTGCGGCGGGAGCCGAGGCCCCCGGCCCCGGGCTCGGACTCAGTCGGCTAG
- the ggh gene encoding glucosylglycerate hydrolase, whose product MTPVSAMHPVQPHAAPPSRHRTAARAAYVLAGNDRGRLTVAAPQLYPHMWSWDAAFIAIGLARLSTARALTELETLLAAQWRTGMVPHIVFTEGEVGYEPGPQRWACRDITADAPDGPATSGLIQPPVHGVAVRRILDAARTASAAERRDVAERIRALWPALLAWHRYLATRRDPAGRGLLTIYHGWESGLDNSPRWDAAYAAVTPDPEFVPFRRADLHALGALGGAASQRPSDAEYAKYQWLVEELRRAGYDDARAHRTLSFRMADVLTSALFVAANEELATVADELGLPGVDELIGYADRFRRGVVETADERGFAADVDLRTGDTVRTQTIAGFAPLLSGGLDPARQRLLLATLTSADWCGHPGFVHAVPPSTSPSSPDFDPVRYWRGPQWPPMTWLMIWGLERSGEQETALALREAALDQLSDGLFAEYYQPFTGEPLGARPQSWTAAVALDLLAD is encoded by the coding sequence ATGACCCCTGTGAGCGCGATGCACCCGGTACAGCCGCACGCGGCCCCGCCGAGCCGTCACCGCACGGCGGCCCGGGCGGCCTACGTGCTGGCCGGCAACGACCGAGGCCGCCTGACGGTCGCCGCGCCCCAGCTCTATCCGCACATGTGGAGCTGGGACGCGGCGTTCATCGCCATCGGCCTGGCGCGGCTGTCGACCGCCCGCGCCCTCACCGAGCTGGAGACGCTGCTGGCCGCCCAGTGGCGCACCGGCATGGTGCCGCACATCGTCTTCACCGAGGGGGAGGTCGGCTACGAGCCCGGCCCCCAGCGGTGGGCCTGCCGCGACATCACGGCCGACGCTCCGGACGGCCCCGCCACCAGCGGGCTGATCCAGCCGCCGGTGCACGGGGTCGCGGTCCGCCGCATCCTCGACGCCGCCCGCACGGCGTCCGCCGCCGAGCGCCGCGACGTGGCCGAGCGGATCCGGGCGCTGTGGCCGGCGCTGCTGGCCTGGCACCGCTACCTGGCCACCCGCCGCGACCCCGCCGGACGCGGGCTCCTGACCATCTACCACGGGTGGGAGAGCGGGCTGGACAACTCGCCGCGCTGGGACGCCGCGTACGCGGCCGTGACGCCCGACCCGGAGTTCGTCCCCTTCCGCCGGGCCGACCTGCACGCGCTGGGGGCGCTCGGCGGCGCCGCCTCCCAGCGGCCCTCCGACGCCGAGTACGCCAAGTACCAGTGGCTGGTGGAGGAGCTGCGCCGCGCCGGGTACGACGACGCCCGCGCCCACCGCACGCTGAGCTTCCGGATGGCCGACGTGCTGACCAGCGCCCTGTTCGTCGCGGCCAACGAGGAGCTGGCCACCGTCGCCGACGAGCTGGGCCTGCCGGGCGTGGACGAGCTGATCGGCTACGCGGACCGGTTCCGGCGCGGGGTGGTGGAGACCGCCGACGAGCGGGGCTTCGCCGCCGACGTCGACCTGCGGACGGGCGACACGGTGCGCACGCAGACGATCGCCGGGTTCGCGCCCCTGCTGTCCGGCGGGCTCGACCCGGCCCGCCAGCGGCTGCTGCTGGCCACGCTGACCTCGGCCGACTGGTGCGGGCACCCGGGGTTCGTCCACGCCGTGCCGCCGAGCACCAGCCCCTCGTCCCCGGACTTCGACCCGGTGCGGTACTGGCGGGGCCCGCAGTGGCCGCCGATGACCTGGCTGATGATCTGGGGCCTGGAGCGCTCGGGGGAGCAGGAGACCGCCCTCGCGCTGCGCGAGGCCGCCCTCGACCAGCTCTCCGACGGGCTCTTCGCCGAGTACTACCAGCCCTTCACGGGCGAGCCCCTCGGGGCCCGTCCGCAGTCGTGGACCGCCGCGGTCGCGCTCGACCTCCTAGCCGACTGA
- a CDS encoding (Fe-S)-binding protein: protein MRIALFITCLNDTLFPDTGRAVVRLLARLGHDVEFPEAQTCCGQMHLNTGYRRRCAPLVRGFAETFAPYDAVVTPSASCAAMVRDWHPRIDPRAAPVAPKVHELTEFLVDVLGVIDVGAHYPHRVAYHPTCHSLRMLKVGERPLRLLRAVDGLDLVELPDADECCGFGGTFALKNADVSSAMGVDKAAAVRASGADVVCAADNSCLMHIGGTLTRNGSGVRTVHLAEILAATREGPS, encoded by the coding sequence TTGCGGATCGCGCTGTTCATCACCTGCCTGAACGACACGCTGTTCCCCGACACCGGCAGGGCCGTCGTGCGGCTGCTGGCGCGGCTCGGTCACGACGTGGAGTTCCCCGAGGCGCAGACCTGCTGCGGTCAGATGCACCTCAACACCGGCTACCGGCGGCGGTGCGCGCCCTTGGTGCGCGGCTTCGCGGAGACGTTCGCGCCGTACGACGCGGTGGTGACGCCGTCGGCCTCGTGCGCCGCGATGGTGCGCGACTGGCATCCCCGCATCGACCCGAGGGCCGCGCCGGTCGCGCCCAAGGTGCACGAGTTGACGGAGTTCCTCGTGGACGTCCTCGGCGTCATCGACGTGGGCGCGCACTATCCCCACCGGGTCGCGTACCACCCGACCTGTCACTCGCTGCGGATGCTGAAGGTCGGCGAGCGTCCGCTGCGCCTGCTGCGCGCGGTGGACGGGCTCGACCTGGTGGAGCTGCCCGACGCCGACGAGTGCTGCGGATTCGGCGGCACGTTCGCGCTCAAGAACGCCGACGTGTCGAGCGCGATGGGCGTCGACAAGGCCGCCGCCGTCCGCGCGTCCGGGGCGGACGTGGTGTGCGCCGCCGACAACTCCTGCCTGATGCACATCGGGGGGACCCTGACCCGGAACGGGTCCGGGGTGCGCACCGTGCACTTGGCCGAGATCCTCGCCGCGACCCGGGAGGGCCCGTCGTGA